The window TGTGAGTGCCATTTGGTTTCGTATATCTTTTAGGGTCTTTAAAGACGTAGATCGATTTTATTTTGCAGTTCAGTTTTCCATCATgtcccaaaaataatttattttgtagagGCAGTATATGCGTTCTTTAACTTAATATTCAATAAACGCAATAACTTCACAATCACGAAACCACAATAAATTCTGATCTTTATATACCTTTTAGATATGCAAACATGTATGtatagcaatatttattatagtaataatatgtttaatgtgCGATACCTGGCCCTCTACCATCTACTCAATTCTACCGATTATGAAttctttaaattgtttgttGCAGTGTGTAAGCATGTCAGAAGTGATCACAACAGTGAACACGAGGTTAAAACCTCACGAGCACGAGCACGAACATGGCCACGGTCACGAGGACCACAGCCACCAACACGACGACACGTTAGTGTCGCAGAAGACACTACAATCCATCTGTCCCATTCTATTATACCAGCAACTAGCTGACACCTCAATGGAAAGAAACGGCTGTGTGAAAGAGACAAATATACCTATCAAAAGAGAAACCACGGCTGTCAAACCAAAGGAGAAGAACGCCTACACGAAGAATATGTTTGCCGTGTGGCTGTACTCTTCTCTTAGTATATTAGCAATAAGCGCGTGCGGTCTTTTCGGAGTTGCAGTCATCCCTATCATGCACAAGACTTACTACAATCATCTCCTGCAGTTCTTAGTAGCTCTGGCGGTGGGCACGCTCTGCGGTGACGCTCTGCTGCATCTAATGCCTCACGCCATGGCGCCTGATCATTTTCATGGCCCCGATGGCACTCTTATTGTGGCATACAACCACGACGATGGCATGTGGAAGGGACTCGCGGCCATGTTGGGTGTGGTCTTCTTTTATTTCACAGAGAAGGGACTGACAGTGGTCGTCGAGTGGAGGAAAAGGAGGCAGAAGTTGGAAGAAGACAAACTGCCCTCAAGGGTGCGAGTTCTGAAAGACGAGACGGTTGGAGGTTGCTCTGGAGGCGCGAAGGCTCCAATTACGAATTCAACTTCGAACTCcatcatgaaaatatttaagagaGACGAGAAGGGCGATCCCACGACGAAAACGTGCAAGCACAAATACTCAGAGTACCCTTACTGCTACGATGAGATCGACACGGACACGCATGACGATCATCATCTCAGGGACGGCATCCCTCCTAGTCCGAAAGCTAAGCACAACTCTGTGAGCGTGGTGTCCTCCAACGCGCTCAATACAGAGGGCAAGGAGGAGCCCACGGCGAAGGACTGGCTGCTGAAGGCGGAGTCCACGCCCGCTGTGGTGGAGATGAATAATATTAAGCATAAGGAAGACGGTGCTAAAGACTTAAAGGATGGCGATAGTTATACGGTTATTTTAAGGTATGTATAGTATTTAATAGTTGTCAGGGTATAGGCAAGTTTTAGGCAGATCGGTACAGACTTGGCGATAACGTAACCACTAGGCGCTGGATCACGTAAGCCAAAGAAATGGTGACGATGGTCGGCTAAGTATTTGCGTCCTAAATCTTGAAAATCAAAAAAGGGAAATTAAGAAGGAGAAAGGGATTCATTGGGCCTGTTCCATCTTCCTGTCCTAACAAAACTAAACGGAAATGTTGTAGGTTAGTCGAGTTTCTCATGAATTGTGTTTACCTGCAGGGAACACTCGCGCGCGCACCACGGCCACTCGCACGCGCACGGGCACGTGCACGCGCCGCCCTCCTCCATCTCGTCGGTCGCGTGGATGGTCATCATGGGCGACGGTCTGCACAACTTCACCGACGGCATGGCTATTGGTAAGTCTTACCAATGGATCTTACCAATGCCTATTTAATCCAGAGTGCattcagtgttttttttttgtgtacaatCGTATGTATAGACGAACTGGTGGCGAAACACCATGTCTGTTCATAAACCATAACAGCAGCATAATAGcattgaatctatactattatataaagctgaagagtttgtttgtttgtttgtttgtttgaacgcgctaatcacaggaactaccgatccaaaccgaaaaattctttttgcgttggatagccctttgttcgtggagtgctataggctatatatcatcacgctatacccaataggagcggggcagtaatgaaacatgttgcaaaaacggggaaaattatgagttttgagagcttccgttgcctgcgctgcgtaaacggttaaagttatgcaacaatgatgtatgacgggattttttcacttaaaaagttctaaaaaatttattataaaacaaagtcccccgctgcatctgtctgcctgaacgtgttaaactcaaaaactacccaacgtattaagatgaaatttgatatggagacagtttgaaaccctgggaagaacataggctcccgggaagctactacttttataacggaaaactttagcctgaaaaacttaataacgcgggcggagccgcgggcaaaagctagttcctCAATATACACTGTCTACTCTGTTATTTCATTAAGAATACAACAATGCTTACTATTGATAAGTGGTACCTATCGAAATGAGTCTTGCATACGAGGGACCTGATGTTAGGTTATTGAgatgattgttttttatttccaggAGCTGCATTCGCCTCCAACATCGCTGGAGGGTTCTCCACGGCCATCGCCGTCCTTTGCCACGAGCTGCCTCATGAATTGGGTAAGTGGTCATCAATTGCCAGTATTTAAAGTACTATCGGACTCTCTGTAAAGTTTTCTAGTAGAGGGCTGTATTATTTGCACaagattgtatttaatatttacacaagCCAAAAATTCGCTCGCTCAGCCAGTTCATTACCTTATTTATCCGCGGGCTGACTAAAAACTCTATACAAGTCTAAATAAGGCCTGTTATACTATGTGTATTGCGTATTGCAGGCGACTTCGCGGTGCTGCTGAAGGCGGGCATGTCGGTGCGGCGCGCCGTGTGCTACAACGTGCTGTCGTCGGCGCTGTGCCTGGCGGGCATGGTGTGCGGCGTGCTGGCGGGCCACGCGCCCGACGCCACGCGCTGGCTGTTCGCCGTCGCCGCCGGCACCTTCCTCTACATCGCGCTCGTTGATATGGTcagttactttatatttaactagcttttgctcgcggcttcgcccgcgtgaaggtgttttccaggataaaattccactgtttgataaaagtcttgctacatattttcccggtacttataggttcaaactaattttatccccaatctataatttcagttcaatcagtcgaaaatctaagaacatttatacaaactttcatcccctattttatccccttaagggtagaatttatcaaaatcctttcttaggggatgcctacgtcatagtagctttatgcatgtaaagtcttagcccgatccgtccaatggtttgggctgttccttgatatatcactgtcagtcacctttgagttatatattatactagattttgcccgcggctccgcccgcgttataaagtttttcaggctaaagttttccgttataaaagtagtagtttcccgggagcctatgttcttcccagggtctcaaactgtctccataccaaatttcatcttaatacgttgggtagtttttgagtttaatacgttcaggcagacagatgcagcgggggacgttgttttataatatattttttagaactttttaagtgaaacattcccgtcatacatcattgttgcataactttaatcgtttacgcagcgcaggcaacggaagctctcaaaactcataattttccccggttttgcaacatgtttcattactgctccgctcctattggtcatagcgtgatgatatataactttgagcactccacaaacaaagtactattcaacacaaaaatattttttcagtttgaatcggtagttcctgagattagacattactgctccgctcctattgaatatagcgtgatgatatatagcctatagcactccacgaacaaagggctatccaacgtaaaaataatttttcagtttggaccggtagttcctgagattagccattactgcctcgctcctattgggtatagcgtaatgatatatagcctatagcactccacgaacaaagggctatccaacgcaaaaagaatttttcagtttggaccggtagttcctgagattagccattactgccccgctcctattgggtatagcgtgatgatatatagcctatagcactccacgaacaaagggctatccaacgcaaaagaatttttcagtttggaccggtagttcctgagattagccattactgccccgctcctattgggtatagcgtgatgatatatagcctatagcactccacgaacaaagggctatccaacgcaaaaagaatttttcagtttggaccggtagttcctgagattagcgcgttcaaacaaacgaacaaacaaacaaacaaacaaacaaacaaacaaacaaactcttcagctttatataatagtatagattgataTCCTTATAGCTGAGTGGTGACTTACAGATTTCCAAAATTTAAAATGGCGTGTGTTTTATTAACGCGTTAATATAACGCTGTCTTAACGTAACTCTTATTGAATGTATCTTCCCCTAGATGCCTGAGTTGAGCACTTCACATAGCAATGAAGGCACGCTGTGTCAGTGTATACTGCAGCTGATGGGCCTCGCGTCGGGCATCGGCATCATGCTGGTCATAGCGCTCTACGAGGAGGACCTCAAGACCTTGTTCGGTTAGTGTGTGTGCCGCGGACTAGTGACGCGCTTGTGAGTGACGATTGACGCTGAAGTCATGCGGCTGTCTGTATGACGCGTGTCAAAGTGACAGCTGTCAAACTCAGGacattcttaattcaaaatatattttgcaaaacaTTACAGATTGATAAATGTTCAAAAACTTTTTCTGTAAACCAAACTGCCGATTGGTTTGGCAGCTGTCACATTGACACATGTCACTCTGACAGCCACCATGACGCGCGACGCGTGTCTATAAAGTAATGGTGGTCCCACACGACGGGATCGTGAAAATGTGTCTTAGCCGTTGTTTTAGTAATTAGATGAACGCTCAAACGCCTAACAAGTTTTCAACAGACAGATATGAATGTATTAGTGTATTATAagctataataaaactataattttatttctcgaATATTTCTCTTTTTGTACACCCAATTTTGGCTTTGGAAAAATaatgacagtaaaaaaaattaagagtgATTAATCTCTGTCAATTAGCGAACTCACAACGAAGTGCAGTTTTttattgtctatattttttcaaaaaccgTTTGAAATTCTAATCTATACATAgaccattatttatttatgacaccTATTCCTGCTATCCTTAACAGTGTCAAATCGTATTTATTGTAACATCTTGACACTCAAACTCTGACAGCAGTATTAGTTCCAATCACACAAGTCGTAGAGGGCGTGACAATCGTCAGACAGCGGCTAGCATCATAGCCCGAAGCCCTAATACACACCTTCGTAATCCCTATTTCTTTCCTTATAGGGATTCAGTGCGCTCACGATTccattagtattataaatgaatattgaaaTGATTTGCTAGCATAACAACCTGCATTCACCATATAATTGCAGAATATTTCCAATCTAAAACTAACACAATAAAGTCtatgtatagattattttcTTTGATTTTCTTGAACTgccaaaagtatttatttataaaatgtaaataaaatagtatcgTAACCGCGACTAGCACCCGAGCGCGGCGCTCCTCGTGTTAAGACTTTTGATCAAATTGCCGTCGGTTTCATACATTTCATATGTAGACACTACTTCAATATCTTTCTTACAAGTATCGGAGGCTTGATGCCGAAGGTGCTAGgtcgaaaatgtttatttttgggTTGAACTGTTCAAATATATAGCGAATATAAACATCACACTTAATAAGATATAGATGGATGTTAGTAATATATTGCATTTTgataatatgaaacataaatTTGCATTTGCAAATGTACCTGATGAAATTTAGGAATTTTTAAGCAATAATCTAGACATtcttatttaaagaaattagagATAATTCAAGTATATTAGATACGTCTGTATTAAATTCGTTATTACTAAGTAAACGAAAAAAATGGCGCCATTCTTTACTTATCGTTTACCACGTTTCCTTTGCGCCTAAAAAAATTTAGCATTTTTTACAAatcaaatatatacaacttGACTTAGCACGTTTGTGCACCAGGCCGCCGATGTTTTTggctgtataaatatttttacatacattattattcGCTGTGAAATTAGAAAgtagattttgtaatatttctatatcaACTTACTGTATTATGTACTTTGAATGGATTGGTGCGGCGGCGAACTTTGGGGGCGACGCGGTTGTTGTTTACACTCCGTTACCATGGCAACCTGATGTCCAACACTAGCCCCAGACACTGAGAATTATTGTTACGCTGATGAGCATACAATATTGGActctaatacaatattaatatagttaCCTATTACTTGTCATAAGAAATCTTTAGTTGTAATCTGCT of the Manduca sexta isolate Smith_Timp_Sample1 chromosome 18, JHU_Msex_v1.0, whole genome shotgun sequence genome contains:
- the LOC115448615 gene encoding zinc transporter foi, producing MSHHLVTVCMFCLLCAAHTCGSHVDVQGDGILSFDPRADTAEHISHLEEKRRIDSAARYHHRLQKIRHKDRPKREIKNLDPEAYAEQIIRQYGDANTMTLNLTGFHQMLKVLNLDTFAEGGEKSQNKQSDKDVVNCVSMSEVITTVNTRLKPHEHEHEHGHGHEDHSHQHDDTLVSQKTLQSICPILLYQQLADTSMERNGCVKETNIPIKRETTAVKPKEKNAYTKNMFAVWLYSSLSILAISACGLFGVAVIPIMHKTYYNHLLQFLVALAVGTLCGDALLHLMPHAMAPDHFHGPDGTLIVAYNHDDGMWKGLAAMLGVVFFYFTEKGLTVVVEWRKRRQKLEEDKLPSRVRVLKDETVGGCSGGAKAPITNSTSNSIMKIFKRDEKGDPTTKTCKHKYSEYPYCYDEIDTDTHDDHHLRDGIPPSPKAKHNSVSVVSSNALNTEGKEEPTAKDWLLKAESTPAVVEMNNIKHKEDGAKDLKDGDSYTVILREHSRAHHGHSHAHGHVHAPPSSISSVAWMVIMGDGLHNFTDGMAIGAAFASNIAGGFSTAIAVLCHELPHELGDFAVLLKAGMSVRRAVCYNVLSSALCLAGMVCGVLAGHAPDATRWLFAVAAGTFLYIALVDMMPELSTSHSNEGTLCQCILQLMGLASGIGIMLVIALYEEDLKTLFG